The following are from one region of the Vitis riparia cultivar Riparia Gloire de Montpellier isolate 1030 chromosome 14, EGFV_Vit.rip_1.0, whole genome shotgun sequence genome:
- the LOC117929856 gene encoding transcription factor MYB1-like, with the protein MLLLVIVDCRLHTTKLFMDGPSEVRKGAWTREEDVLLRTCIEKYGEGKWHQVPFRSGLNRCRKSCRLRWLNYLRPDIKRGKFTTDEVDLIIRLHKLLGNRWALIAGRLPGRTSNDVKNYWNTHMSKKYFGKAGKDVADKTAKVTVIKPRPRTFYKNLSYLKGKAAKESDVQSADHTLSKPYSTSPLSEDGFSWLDSLFSGKEGHKESTCFRDGSANESISSFWDEETPAATKVGDTFLEEKESDWNHFSFDMNLWDL; encoded by the exons ATGCTCTTACTGGTTATAGTTGATTGCAGGTTACATACTACTAAGTTGTTTATGGACGGCCCGTCAGAAGTGCGGAAAGGTGCATGGACAAGGGAAGAAGATGTTCTGCTAAGGACGTGCATTGAAAAGTATGGAGAGGGAAAGTGGCATCAGGTTCCTTTCCGATCGG GGTTGAACCGCTGCCGGAAAAGCTGTAGACTGAGGTGGTTGAACTATCTAAGGCCAGATATCAAGAGAGGAAAATTCACGACCGATGAAGTTGATCTCATTATAAGGCTTCACAAGCTGTTGGGCAACAG ATGGGCATTGATTGCTGGTAGGCTTCCGGGAAGAACTTCAAACGATGTAAAAAATTACTGGAACACCCACATGAGCAAGAAGTACTTTGGTAAAGCGGGTAAAGATGTAGCTGACAAGACAGCCAAAGTCACCGTTATAAAGCCTCGTCCTCGGACCTTCTATAAGAACCTATCTTATTTAAAAGGAAAAGCAGCAAAAGAAAGTGATGTCCAATCAGCAGATCATACTCTTAGCAAGCCATATTCAACGTCACCTCTGTCAGAGGATGGATTTTCATGGTTGGACAGCTTATTTTCTGGCAAGGAAGGCCATAAAGAAAGCACATGTTTCAGAGATGGATCAGCGAACGAATCCATTTCAAGCTTCTGGGATGAGGAAACTCCAGCAGCTACGAAAGTAGGGGACACTTTTCTAGAAGAGAAGGAAAGTGACTGGAACCACTTCTCTTTCGATATGAACCTTTGGGATCTTTAA